A single genomic interval of Acidobacteriota bacterium harbors:
- a CDS encoding polysaccharide biosynthesis tyrosine autokinase — protein sequence MSDEKDEKNELEKIEAQGSNPNDLEILAPRYPSLAGQLNAGSYGYGYGYGQEDDNHRLRDLLRIVRRRKWLILTLVFIITTLVTIEMYRTKSTYESSTLIEIGKDTNVSMRPGDLAVNEEYDPFYQVNIKTKILFLKSPALLEQVVVNQKLYENPKFLNSGGKKSISEALQTIFARFKQNEEPKVETVNLVPQEDISPDDHEKLFPYVGVILGGLNVEQIKDTRAIKVSFTHNDPKIARQVTAGIADAFLESNFERKAGKFKQTAHWLDESAAKLKAQAERAEQDLANYARTHNIYNTEGNNTLATEKLTRLHDQWLKAQQETLLKRSLYEEVKAGRVRDLPEAFADMVFKSAPRLQGLQVQLAELEKKRASLSTKYGPEYPDVIENNEQIAAVKAQIAENTRLLERQLQADYERAVAEEATIKKQLDAAKIEAVQQNQDAADYNIKKQEVATNRKLYDDFMQKSNQANLQVQEQQNNLRIIQAAQLPLGPSGPNRFRAILLGFVLSLGAGIGLALLLEYLDNTVKTVEDVMRYAQLPALGIIPATLGAGSRKTIAKGKGASNGNGKLQLASSGTLPRSAQLMALDHRSSAAEAYRVLRTSVLLSTAGQPPKLILVTSGQPGEGKTTTAANTAISLAQLGASVLIVDCDLRRPAMHKVFGLDSSIGLSTYLSRDVALDRVIQKLPVDNLHFMPSGSIPPNPAELISSERMREMLATLAKTYDHILIDSPPLINVTDPVILSTMVDGVMLVVHGGKSTRDVVRRARQELAAVGAKVFGVVLNNVDLKRDGYSDYYYYRYSSGYGAANDGD from the coding sequence ATGTCTGACGAAAAAGACGAAAAGAATGAACTGGAAAAAATAGAGGCTCAAGGCAGCAATCCGAATGACCTTGAGATACTTGCGCCACGTTATCCTTCACTGGCTGGGCAATTGAATGCCGGTTCCTATGGCTACGGGTATGGTTACGGACAGGAAGATGACAACCATCGTCTGCGCGATTTGTTGCGCATTGTGCGCCGTCGCAAATGGTTGATTCTCACACTGGTCTTCATCATCACCACACTGGTGACGATTGAAATGTACCGCACCAAATCCACCTATGAATCTTCGACCTTGATTGAAATCGGCAAAGATACCAATGTCAGTATGCGACCGGGCGATCTGGCGGTGAACGAAGAATACGACCCGTTTTATCAGGTCAATATCAAAACCAAAATCCTGTTTTTGAAAAGCCCTGCGCTGCTTGAACAGGTGGTCGTCAATCAAAAGTTATACGAGAATCCGAAATTCCTGAATTCGGGCGGCAAAAAATCCATCAGCGAAGCCTTGCAAACCATCTTTGCGCGATTCAAACAAAACGAAGAGCCGAAAGTCGAAACCGTCAATCTGGTGCCGCAGGAAGACATCAGCCCCGATGACCATGAAAAATTATTTCCTTATGTGGGCGTCATTCTTGGCGGATTGAATGTTGAACAAATCAAAGATACCCGCGCCATCAAAGTTTCGTTTACCCATAATGACCCGAAAATTGCTCGACAGGTGACCGCAGGCATTGCCGATGCTTTTTTGGAATCGAACTTTGAGCGCAAAGCCGGAAAGTTCAAACAAACCGCACACTGGCTGGATGAATCGGCGGCGAAATTAAAGGCGCAGGCAGAACGCGCCGAGCAAGACCTCGCCAATTATGCGCGCACTCACAACATCTACAACACCGAAGGCAACAATACGTTAGCTACGGAAAAACTGACGCGACTCCATGACCAGTGGCTCAAGGCGCAACAGGAAACTTTGTTAAAGCGTTCGCTTTACGAAGAGGTGAAAGCCGGACGGGTGAGAGATTTGCCCGAAGCGTTTGCCGATATGGTGTTCAAATCCGCGCCGCGTCTGCAAGGTTTGCAGGTGCAACTTGCGGAACTCGAAAAGAAACGCGCTTCGCTCAGTACCAAATACGGACCCGAATACCCGGACGTGATTGAAAACAACGAGCAGATTGCCGCCGTCAAAGCGCAGATTGCCGAAAACACCCGTCTGCTTGAACGCCAATTGCAAGCCGATTATGAACGCGCGGTTGCCGAAGAAGCGACGATTAAAAAACAACTCGATGCGGCAAAGATCGAAGCCGTACAACAGAATCAGGACGCCGCCGATTACAATATTAAAAAGCAGGAAGTCGCCACCAATCGCAAACTCTATGACGACTTCATGCAAAAAAGTAATCAGGCGAATTTGCAGGTACAGGAACAGCAAAATAATTTGCGCATCATTCAAGCCGCACAGTTGCCTTTGGGACCATCCGGCCCCAATCGCTTTCGCGCCATTTTACTGGGATTCGTTTTAAGTTTAGGCGCAGGCATTGGACTCGCGCTCTTACTTGAATATCTCGACAACACCGTGAAGACGGTTGAAGATGTGATGCGTTACGCGCAACTTCCGGCGCTCGGCATTATCCCCGCAACCCTCGGCGCAGGTTCGCGTAAAACCATTGCAAAAGGCAAAGGCGCAAGCAATGGCAACGGCAAATTGCAACTGGCAAGCAGTGGCACATTGCCGCGCAGTGCCCAACTGATGGCGCTCGACCATCGTTCATCGGCTGCTGAAGCTTATCGTGTGCTGAGAACTTCGGTCTTGCTGTCTACCGCAGGACAGCCACCGAAACTCATCCTGGTTACCAGCGGGCAACCGGGCGAAGGCAAAACCACCACCGCCGCCAACACCGCCATATCGCTTGCTCAACTCGGTGCTTCAGTGTTGATTGTCGATTGCGATTTGCGCCGTCCGGCGATGCATAAAGTCTTCGGGCTGGACTCTTCCATAGGGCTTTCAACCTATCTGTCGCGTGATGTGGCGCTCGACCGTGTGATTCAAAAATTGCCGGTCGATAATCTCCACTTTATGCCGAGCGGTTCGATTCCACCGAATCCGGCGGAATTGATTAGCTCTGAACGAATGCGGGAGATGCTCGCGACGCTTGCCAAAACCTATGACCATATTCTGATTGATTCGCCGCCGCTCATTAACGTCACCGACCCGGTGATACTTTCGACAATGGTGGATGGCGTGATGCTGGTGGTTCATGGTGGCAAGAGCACGCGCGATGTCGTGAGACGCGCGCGGCAGGAACTTGCAGCCGTCGGCGCAAAGGTTTTCGGTGTGGTGTTGAATAATGTTGATTTGAAACGCGATGGTTACAGCGATTATTACTATTACCGCTATTCTTCAGGCTATGGCGCAGCAAACGATGGCGATTGA
- a CDS encoding O-antigen ligase family protein: MTRLITLGLLLAVVFSTLAHGTVEPWSIAILQGLITALGLLWAMRIFRDKQINLFMPQTAMPILLLVIYGFIQGMAFTDANGTRAGLSSDVEATRNATLMLLVLFIAFLIAANFLNGRESLGRLSTFLVFYGVLLATFALIQHFTWEGKFYWFRETKGSAFGPFVNRNHFAGYLAMLAPFPVAMIMARGVARDRWIFYGFAAILMGIAIVVSSSRGGLISLTLGLLFVWLMSRRLQVKGKPAQPAMAEKTILATVKRIGLVTLVIAVVSAGVMWIGSEQVINRAAETVGQLSTSSTTQEKYFYRSWIWRNTWDMISHRALWGNGLGAYETAFPRYSAANGEMVISEAHNDYLQILADCGIIGGLLAGWFLMALGQAVWRAVQSRDATLAGVALACGGGIFALLVHSFSDFNLQIPSNALLFLVLAAIVSHIGENQAPVTT, from the coding sequence ATGACCCGATTAATCACCCTTGGACTGCTGCTCGCCGTTGTTTTTTCGACGCTTGCGCATGGAACAGTTGAACCTTGGTCAATAGCGATTTTGCAGGGATTGATAACCGCGCTTGGGTTGCTCTGGGCAATGCGGATTTTTCGCGATAAACAAATCAATCTGTTTATGCCGCAAACCGCGATGCCGATTTTATTGCTGGTGATTTACGGGTTCATTCAAGGGATGGCGTTTACTGATGCCAATGGCACCCGCGCCGGGCTTTCATCGGATGTTGAAGCGACGCGCAACGCGACCTTGATGTTGCTGGTTTTATTCATTGCTTTTTTAATTGCCGCGAACTTTTTAAATGGACGTGAAAGCCTGGGACGGCTGTCAACCTTTTTGGTATTTTATGGGGTATTGCTGGCGACCTTTGCGCTGATTCAACATTTCACCTGGGAAGGCAAATTTTACTGGTTTAGGGAAACCAAAGGTTCGGCGTTTGGTCCCTTTGTCAATCGCAATCACTTTGCCGGATACCTGGCGATGCTCGCGCCGTTTCCTGTGGCGATGATTATGGCGCGCGGGGTTGCGCGTGACCGCTGGATTTTCTACGGATTTGCGGCGATTTTGATGGGCATTGCGATTGTGGTTTCCAGTTCGCGCGGGGGCTTGATCAGTCTCACCCTCGGACTGCTGTTTGTATGGCTGATGAGTCGTCGTTTGCAGGTAAAAGGCAAACCTGCGCAACCGGCGATGGCTGAAAAAACTATCTTGGCGACGGTGAAACGGATTGGCTTGGTGACCCTGGTAATTGCCGTTGTCAGTGCAGGGGTGATGTGGATTGGTTCCGAGCAGGTGATCAATCGCGCGGCGGAAACTGTCGGGCAACTATCGACTTCGTCGACGACCCAGGAGAAATATTTTTATCGCAGTTGGATATGGCGAAATACTTGGGATATGATTAGCCATCGCGCGCTTTGGGGCAATGGATTGGGCGCTTATGAAACGGCTTTTCCGCGATATAGCGCCGCAAATGGAGAGATGGTCATCTCGGAAGCCCACAACGATTACCTGCAAATTTTAGCCGATTGCGGAATCATCGGGGGGCTTCTGGCGGGGTGGTTTTTGATGGCTCTTGGTCAAGCTGTTTGGCGAGCTGTGCAATCGCGTGATGCAACGCTGGCAGGCGTTGCGCTGGCTTGCGGCGGCGGCATTTTCGCCTTACTGGTACATAGTTTTTCGGATTTTAATTTGCAGATTCCGTCAAACGCGCTGTTGTTTTTAGTTCTTGCGGCAATCGTTTCGCATATTGGTGAAAATCAAGCGCCTGTGACGACCTGA
- a CDS encoding CDP-alcohol phosphatidyltransferase family protein yields the protein MAESMLNANFKNAVRVQTSFIAPLERRCLHFFARHAPAWLMPDHLTTLGLAAMFFAGIAYAAARWWSPALLIVNVLLLVNWYGDSLDGTLARFRDKQRPRYGFYVDHMVDAFGSLFLFTGLALSTYITPMVAIFSLIGYLLLMMDSFLATYTIGEFRISLFKFSPTELRILLAVGNVYAFFKPSVKVFGTAYKFFDPACVIAIALMLVVLIISVARNTLTLYRAEKI from the coding sequence ATGGCAGAGTCTATGCTCAATGCAAATTTTAAAAATGCGGTGCGCGTGCAAACCAGTTTCATCGCGCCGCTTGAACGCCGGTGTCTTCATTTTTTTGCGCGTCACGCGCCCGCGTGGTTGATGCCCGACCATCTGACGACGCTTGGGCTTGCGGCGATGTTTTTCGCGGGCATCGCTTATGCGGCGGCGCGCTGGTGGTCGCCGGCTTTGCTCATTGTCAATGTTTTATTGTTGGTGAATTGGTATGGCGATAGTCTCGATGGGACGCTGGCGCGATTTCGCGATAAACAACGTCCGCGTTATGGCTTTTATGTTGACCATATGGTTGATGCTTTCGGTTCGTTGTTTTTATTCACCGGCTTGGCGCTTTCGACCTACATCACGCCGATGGTTGCCATCTTTTCGCTCATCGGCTATCTGTTGCTGATGATGGATTCTTTCTTAGCGACTTATACGATAGGCGAATTCAGAATCTCATTATTCAAATTCAGTCCGACGGAACTAAGAATACTGCTTGCCGTCGGCAATGTTTACGCTTTCTTTAAACCTTCGGTGAAAGTTTTCGGAACCGCCTATAAATTTTTCGACCCGGCGTGTGTCATTGCCATTGCATTGATGCTGGTGGTGTTAATCATTTCAGTGGCGCGCAATACCTTGACGCTCTATCGCGCCGAGAAAATTTAA
- a CDS encoding GtrA family protein — protein sequence MNEQALIKQENEFAVSRTTLFRRWLKFSAVGATGIAVQLATLALLLRLAGMHYLLATALAVELSVLHNFIWHRRWTWAERHSTSNAAMLIKFNLTNGALSIIGNLIFMWIFVSFAGLDARFANVLTISICALANFFLSDRVVFT from the coding sequence ATGAACGAGCAGGCACTGATTAAACAAGAGAACGAATTTGCAGTTAGTCGCACGACGCTGTTTCGCCGCTGGTTGAAATTCAGCGCCGTGGGCGCAACCGGCATTGCCGTGCAACTCGCAACCCTTGCCCTTCTGTTAAGGCTTGCCGGAATGCATTACCTGCTGGCGACCGCCTTAGCCGTTGAACTGAGCGTCCTGCATAATTTCATCTGGCACAGGCGTTGGACGTGGGCGGAACGCCATTCGACAAGCAATGCGGCGATGCTCATAAAATTCAATTTAACCAACGGGGCGCTTTCGATTATTGGCAATCTGATTTTTATGTGGATTTTTGTAAGCTTTGCAGGACTTGATGCGCGGTTTGCCAATGTGCTGACGATTTCCATTTGCGCGCTTGCCAATTTCTTCCTGTCGGATCGAGTGGTTTTTACTTGA
- a CDS encoding ATP-binding protein: MNKKAWLKLSAFKLHTKATILISIILLIIFAIATYFADLSLSQLSYNEEERQAQLLAARVADTTEHYIEKGRQRKAETLNNSQPPSVQPDWQDVKDELASTMVKNNQEIIEVRVFYLTQNNQFSEVVRIPSEAAPSPVINRQPSSSPHEYADIIMERHEGPNRLLDVEAGLEILYDSQLVQVGFVRVWLSFDQSNNAVSRHRKLVWPLMLLAIVAVTFIIYFLFRQIVYEPLDKLLAAMTKAEAGNLTIEVPPTSRDEIGMLTQRFNRMLGRIREMTEQLNLEQQHLEARVKASTTELAERNEQLEEAHLNLYEMQREVVKLERLATAGQLAAQFAHEVGTPLNLISGHVQLLRARTTDERIAKRLDVIGEQIERITAIVRSMLASTRRPKPNLELIDINQMVAQILDATQPTLTLRNVKLQMRLSPSPVYVQADTDQLQQVFINLINNNLDAMPQGGDLSVAVHSDETQAVIIVTDSGEGIPREYLDVIFDPMFTTKKGHGTGLGLTISKEIIAEHNGDIKVESEVGVGTSFFVILPMARIEQMVSSS, from the coding sequence ATGAATAAAAAAGCTTGGTTGAAATTATCTGCGTTTAAACTGCATACCAAAGCGACCATCCTCATCTCCATCATTCTGCTCATTATTTTTGCGATTGCCACTTACTTTGCCGACCTCTCGTTGAGTCAACTGAGTTACAATGAAGAGGAAAGGCAGGCACAACTGCTGGCGGCAAGAGTTGCCGATACCACTGAACATTACATTGAAAAAGGGCGACAACGAAAAGCCGAGACGCTGAATAATTCCCAACCGCCATCCGTGCAACCGGATTGGCAAGACGTAAAAGATGAACTCGCCTCAACGATGGTCAAAAACAATCAGGAAATTATCGAGGTGCGGGTTTTTTATCTAACCCAAAATAATCAGTTCAGCGAGGTAGTCAGAATACCGAGCGAAGCCGCCCCTTCGCCGGTGATTAACCGTCAACCGTCAAGCTCTCCGCATGAATATGCCGATATTATTATGGAGCGTCACGAAGGGCCAAATCGCCTGCTTGATGTCGAGGCGGGATTGGAAATCCTTTATGACTCGCAACTCGTGCAGGTCGGGTTTGTGCGGGTCTGGCTGTCGTTTGACCAGAGTAATAATGCGGTGTCGCGGCATCGCAAACTCGTTTGGCCGTTGATGCTGCTGGCGATTGTCGCGGTCACCTTCATTATCTATTTTCTCTTCCGGCAAATCGTTTACGAGCCGCTCGATAAATTGCTGGCGGCGATGACCAAAGCCGAAGCCGGGAATTTGACCATCGAAGTTCCGCCAACCTCCAGAGATGAAATCGGCATGCTCACCCAGCGATTCAATCGCATGCTCGGGCGCATACGCGAGATGACCGAGCAGTTGAATCTTGAACAGCAACACCTTGAAGCCCGCGTCAAAGCCTCAACCACCGAACTTGCCGAACGCAATGAACAACTCGAAGAAGCGCATCTCAATCTTTATGAAATGCAGCGCGAGGTCGTCAAACTGGAACGCCTGGCGACCGCCGGTCAGCTTGCCGCGCAATTCGCGCACGAAGTCGGCACCCCGTTGAATTTAATTTCCGGTCACGTGCAACTGCTTCGCGCCCGCACCACCGATGAACGGATTGCCAAACGTCTGGATGTGATCGGCGAACAGATCGAAAGAATTACCGCCATCGTCCGTTCAATGCTGGCTTCAACCCGAAGGCCCAAACCTAACCTCGAACTCATCGACATTAATCAGATGGTGGCGCAGATACTGGATGCCACACAACCGACCCTGACGTTGCGCAATGTCAAATTGCAGATGCGGCTCTCACCTTCGCCGGTTTATGTGCAAGCCGACACCGATCAATTACAACAGGTCTTCATCAATTTGATTAACAATAATCTCGATGCCATGCCCCAGGGCGGCGACCTGAGCGTTGCCGTTCATAGCGATGAGACGCAAGCGGTTATCATTGTCACAGACAGCGGCGAAGGCATCCCTCGCGAATATCTGGATGTGATTTTTGACCCGATGTTTACTACCAAAAAAGGTCACGGTACGGGACTTGGCTTGACCATTTCCAAAGAGATTATTGCCGAACATAACGGGGATATTAAGGTTGAAAGTGAAGTCGGTGTGGGCACCAGCTTTTTCGTTATCCTGCCGATGGCAAGGATTGAACAAATGGTCTCTTCCTCCTGA
- a CDS encoding polysaccharide biosynthesis/export family protein, whose protein sequence is MKYGSRNSHPSALVMTLMACLVLLTHTLTLGAQERRQPNLKPPAQQGSETVTTGVIISPDEDYRVGPSDVIDIQVEDAPRLCGSHRISAKGNIVLPFLKRINILNKTTEEIENLIADGLRGRYLKDPQIHVTVLNTYSRMFFIQGSVRRPGTYYIEGKPTLVKLISAAGGLNDNYGSTAYILREIKKEKDEMPEVNNVSANPHASVTPQPAAQTTQTGENKPADAQDANDNADYDLIPVNMGKFLKGQINDVTMTLQPGDIINIPTTDVFFVAGEVYQPGEFALKEGTTLRQAISLAQGTTFQAAPGKGVIFREEQGKKRVEIPVDIGAVMNGKKDDIAILPNDIVIVPNSRWKSVTGAVLRAFSTNSARLPVRY, encoded by the coding sequence ATGAAGTACGGTTCACGAAATTCTCACCCATCTGCTTTGGTGATGACGTTGATGGCGTGCCTGGTGTTGTTGACGCATACGCTAACGCTTGGGGCGCAGGAACGGCGTCAGCCTAATCTCAAACCACCTGCGCAACAAGGCAGCGAAACCGTTACCACCGGCGTGATTATTTCGCCTGATGAAGATTATCGCGTCGGTCCAAGCGACGTGATTGATATTCAGGTCGAAGATGCGCCGCGCCTGTGCGGGTCGCATCGCATCAGCGCCAAAGGCAATATCGTGCTGCCTTTTTTGAAACGCATCAACATTCTCAATAAAACCACCGAAGAGATAGAAAACCTCATCGCCGATGGATTGCGCGGCAGATATTTGAAAGACCCGCAGATTCACGTCACTGTGCTTAACACCTACAGCCGCATGTTTTTTATTCAAGGCTCGGTGCGCCGTCCCGGCACTTATTACATCGAAGGCAAACCCACACTGGTGAAATTGATTTCCGCGGCGGGCGGACTCAATGATAATTACGGCTCGACAGCTTATATCTTGCGAGAAATCAAAAAAGAGAAGGATGAAATGCCTGAGGTCAACAATGTATCGGCAAATCCGCATGCCAGTGTGACGCCGCAACCGGCTGCGCAAACCACACAGACCGGTGAGAACAAACCGGCTGACGCGCAAGATGCGAACGATAATGCCGATTACGATTTGATTCCCGTCAATATGGGCAAATTTCTCAAAGGGCAAATCAATGATGTGACCATGACATTGCAGCCCGGCGACATTATCAACATTCCGACCACCGATGTTTTTTTTGTTGCCGGTGAAGTTTATCAACCCGGCGAGTTCGCCCTCAAAGAAGGCACGACGTTGCGACAGGCGATTTCACTGGCGCAGGGCACGACCTTTCAGGCAGCGCCCGGCAAAGGGGTGATTTTCCGCGAAGAGCAGGGTAAAAAACGTGTGGAAATTCCTGTGGATATTGGCGCGGTGATGAACGGCAAAAAAGATGACATCGCCATCCTGCCCAATGATATTGTCATCGTTCCCAACAGCCGCTGGAAATCCGTGACCGGCGCGGTGCTGCGCGCCTTCAGCACCAACTCGGCGCGTCTGCCGGTGCGTTATTAA
- a CDS encoding nucleotidyltransferase family protein — MTYPEDNAKPKARGRLLAEFLSGCWRTVPAPLDLSASELALLNPLLQGSGASGLGWWRLRDSPFVHSETAMELKQAYRRQALDAARRELDIQQVFSLLRNEGIEPLLVKGWAVARLYPSKGLRPIGGDMDLIIQPKHLASMKTFLQQPDNRKYCLDLTHEEIFDWSEADFEDAFIHAQSVRLGETEVRVMGWEDHLRYLCQHLLRHGVWRPLWLCDVAVMLENRPSPIDWQRCLGKNRHIADWVLGVMRLAYELLGADVSDSPAENQKLPHWFLSTVLTHWCQPTTAEHRPPELIAVTLRHPRRLPQALRARWPDAISASFRMRAPFNEWPRLPFQLANYAQTFARFFGREVASLSAKTPGD, encoded by the coding sequence ATGACTTACCCTGAAGACAACGCGAAGCCGAAAGCTAGGGGTCGTTTGCTTGCCGAATTTCTTTCGGGATGCTGGCGCACTGTTCCTGCGCCGCTCGATTTATCAGCAAGCGAACTGGCTTTGTTGAATCCCTTGTTGCAGGGGTCGGGAGCAAGCGGGCTTGGTTGGTGGCGGTTGCGCGATTCCCCTTTCGTTCACAGCGAAACCGCTATGGAATTAAAACAGGCGTATCGTCGTCAGGCGCTTGATGCAGCGCGGCGCGAACTTGATATTCAACAAGTATTTTCATTACTGCGCAATGAAGGTATCGAACCACTGCTGGTCAAAGGCTGGGCAGTGGCGCGACTCTATCCGTCAAAAGGGTTGCGACCGATTGGCGGCGATATGGATTTGATTATTCAGCCCAAACACCTGGCAAGCATGAAAACTTTTTTGCAACAGCCGGACAATCGGAAATATTGCCTTGACCTGACGCACGAAGAAATTTTCGATTGGAGTGAAGCCGATTTTGAAGATGCTTTTATCCACGCGCAAAGCGTTCGATTGGGTGAAACCGAGGTGCGGGTGATGGGATGGGAAGACCATTTGCGTTATCTGTGCCAGCACCTTTTGCGACATGGCGTCTGGCGTCCGTTGTGGTTATGCGATGTGGCGGTGATGTTGGAAAATCGCCCGTCGCCAATTGACTGGCAACGCTGCCTTGGTAAAAACAGACACATCGCAGACTGGGTTTTGGGGGTGATGCGATTGGCTTATGAATTACTCGGAGCCGATGTCAGCGATTCGCCTGCCGAAAATCAAAAATTGCCGCACTGGTTTTTATCAACCGTACTCACGCATTGGTGTCAACCGACCACCGCAGAGCACCGACCGCCTGAATTGATAGCCGTAACTCTTCGCCACCCGCGCCGGCTTCCGCAGGCTTTGCGGGCGCGTTGGCCCGATGCCATTTCAGCTTCATTTAGAATGCGCGCGCCGTTTAATGAATGGCCACGACTGCCATTTCAACTCGCTAACTATGCGCAAACCTTTGCGCGATTTTTTGGGCGTGAGGTGGCTTCATTATCCGCTAAAACGCCAGGCGATTGA
- a CDS encoding PqqD family peptide modification chaperone, which yields MMHNSNSVRPLARKDGIVVQELSDETLVYDLTCDKAHCLNQTAAIIWNHCDGTKEVAELAQILSAQSGLPADEQLVWLALDQLSKAHLLPKAKNQNGLSRREVIKRVGISAAMALPLVTSIVAPSAVQAATCFPSGQPCTSSAECCSGICSSNVCA from the coding sequence ATGATGCATAACTCAAATTCCGTTCGACCGCTAGCGAGAAAAGACGGCATCGTCGTCCAGGAATTATCCGATGAAACCTTGGTTTACGATTTAACCTGCGATAAAGCGCATTGTTTGAATCAGACAGCGGCAATCATTTGGAATCATTGTGATGGGACAAAAGAGGTCGCGGAACTCGCGCAAATTCTATCCGCGCAATCGGGGCTTCCGGCAGATGAACAACTGGTATGGCTGGCGCTTGACCAACTGAGCAAAGCGCATTTATTGCCCAAAGCAAAAAACCAAAACGGTCTATCACGCCGAGAGGTTATTAAACGTGTCGGCATCAGCGCCGCGATGGCTTTGCCGTTGGTTACCTCTATCGTTGCGCCATCGGCGGTACAGGCAGCAACCTGTTTCCCAAGTGGGCAACCCTGCACATCGAGCGCAGAATGTTGTAGCGGAATATGCAGCAGTAATGTCTGCGCTTAA